The Pogona vitticeps strain Pit_001003342236 chromosome 7, PviZW2.1, whole genome shotgun sequence genome segment GGGGTGGCGGAGAGATCAGGAGTGGTGAGATCTGGGACGAAAGTGGGGCTCCCGGAGGGGGGCCTGGGGCTCCCCCCCGGGGTCAGGCGATGAGGGAGGGGGGGCTCACCTCGGCGGGAGGGGGCGAGGCGCAGGCGTCCGCTTCCATGGCGTTGGGGGGGGCTCGAGCCGGAGGACGACGAGCGGCGCCTCCCGGTACCGGCGGCGAGGAAGGGAGGGggcggggaaggggagggggcggggcggCGGCAGAGAAAGCTCCGCCCTCCTCCTGAGCAAGGGCGGGGTCTCCTCCTGACGCCGCCAGGCGCCGGCGTGGCTCGCGGTGCCTGCCGGGAAATGTAGTCCGTCGTCACCGAGGCGAACCTCCCGCCTCTCCCTCTGTCTCGGAGCGGGCTGGGTGACGTCAGGAAGAAGGGGGCGTGGCCCAGGCCGGCACTCCTTCGGGTCTGAAGCCCAGAAAGCGGGCGGGAGGCGTTGAGGGCGCGAGCGCGCGGGGCATGCCGGTCGTCGTAGTCCGCCGCCTCAGccaacccccccctccccggtgggCGACCGTTGGCGCTTCATTTGTGCTCGTTTATGGGGGTTTACGTTAAATAACTCCCCCCAGTAGGCCGGTTTGCGCGGTTGGGAGGGAGACCCCTTTTTTAATGGCAGCTCCCCGCCCTCCTCGCTCCTCTCGTCCTCCTCCTGCGCCCATTTTCTCAGGCGCTTCGACTGAGGCGACTCCGTCGTCCCTGAGAGGAAAAGCGTTTCCCTCCAAGCGGCCTCAACGAAGTGAGTCCTTTCAACGAATTTGCGCCTCCAGGAGCTTCTCCTGTAAAAGTTTTACTTCAcgactttaaaaaggaaaaacaaaaagccaaaaatgAAGTTCTGCCATCCCCCTTTAGCCTCTGGCGGCTCTGctgggaaaagtaacttttctcccAGCCTCTGCTTTCGCCCTCTTTCCCCGCAGGTTTTTCTGGCCTTTGTCTTTTCCCTTGGGCATCACTTCTTCaaacaaatgttattttattatcaTTTCTATTTGTCAGTCGATGAAAATGCAATCCTTTTAAAGACAGCCTCCTGAAAATAAGCTTTCCttgccatattattattattattattattattattattattattattattattattattattattattattattattattattattattattattatttcctttaaCAGAGAAGTTCCTTCATGGAACAAGAACCAGCttgattggggggaggggagacaggAAATTCATAGAAAACcagatttattttgaatttttttcttgcttCAAAGCCCCAGCAGAGATTTTGAAAGCCCTCAAAACATAAGAACGATAAAAGTAAGATTTTGTTGAAACTCTACTGCAACATAGAGCATATTCTGGCAGAAAAAAACTCTGTCTCTCAAGCCTCCAGCCATGCCAAGGGGAGGCGATTGAttgatttcaaatatttgtatgtactgtatactgtCCCACTTGATGACAGGCAGGACTCTGGATAGTTAACCCGAAATGCCTACACTTGGCTCTGGCAAGGGTGACCTGCACAGCAGGGCTGGCGCACACCTGACAAGGCCAACTGTGTGGTGGGACCCCAAGTCTACCATGCCTCCCCTTCCCCTTGAAGCTTTGATTTGCACTGATACTAGCATCCTTTCTATGCCAGGCTAAACCTTAGGTTCTTTAAACACCCAGGTGTGTTAAAGTGTTGGGTTGTTTATTTGTATCTaggtttttaatttgcttccattGTGGTGGTGgctctgactagagatgggcacgaaccggttcgtcccaTTCCTTCAGGGCGGCAGGACAGCTGCTGCCactcccctttccccacctcccctggtTCGATCAGCCAATCTGCAGGCCCACTCTGTCATCTTCAGCTGATCTTCCAGTGCCGGGCAAATAGCTTAggtttctctgccccaccctcttgtctgatctcccaatcagagaaaagggcggggcagaaaagcccgggctgttgctcctgactgggagattagccaaggaggtgggaaaagcaagcaagccggGTCTGGTGGGCGGCTGATCTGctgaagaggggagggagggaaagagcagcACCTGTGCCTGATGCCTTTACGAACTGTGATGAAacagttcgtgcccatttctaccaGGGACATATTTTGGGTTTTATGCTTCTTGTATGTCATCCTGAGAGTTTAAGATGATTTCAAGGAGtgttcaataattttttttttaaataaaaccataAGATGGAAGCAGGAAGCTCTATGTGGCAAAAGGCCTTCCATGCTCTCATTTGCTGCTACAAcctttatacatacatacatagttaggaaaacaaaagaggatggggtgggggggagagagagagagacaaaacagCATAGCACTTCAAAGCCTTAACAGTTTTctttttgatgtgagcttttgggTATCAAAATCCTTTTCCTCAGACATCTGTGCATCATCTattaatagtgtgtgtgtgtgtgtgtgtgggagtacTTCTTGTTTCAGAActcaaaagaaaatactgtatatgcaaatagAATCCATAGATTAACAAACCAAAACTCATAGTGACTAAAAGAAGTATTTTATTGTGTATCATAGCAGGTTGATCATTGCTGTTGTCATTTATGCCTGTCTTTTCCCTGTGTTCTATACACAATTAAAATGATGAATTTTTATGGAAGAATAGTTGAGCAAAGAGGGAGCCTCAGGATATGGTAGACACTAGAACATATTCATTAATAGAAGTTGCAGTTTGAGAGATAGAGAAATTGGTGTCCTGTGACTACTGTGCAGTTCTTAGAAATTTTTCTGACAAATGGATTTGGGAGATTCTCCTGGGTGGTGTTTGGGGCTTTGTAAAATGTCACTTCATACACAGCCTTGGCATTTGttattgcccccctccccgtaCCAATATCTCAGGTTCTGGTGTTTTAAGGGTCTTCCTCAGTGTGCCATCTTCATTTTGTTTGCTAACAGTACAGTGTTTTTAAAGGGTCCATGaggtaggaaaggaaaggagttttaaattaagttttaaatGTGTCAAACTGGGTTTGCATTTCTTTCTGTCATCTCCCAGGCTTTGTAGGGAAGACTTGGGCAATggttaatttattttcctttttttaaaaaaactgcatgtTTAAAGTGAGGATTGTTTGTTTAATTCAAAACCAGGAATAGAAAGCCAGTATGTTTGATGTAATAGCAAACCTGCAGAGCAAAGAACGTCGGTGGCATTTAACGTAGGCCAAAAGAAAAGGCGGCGGCggtggatgtgtgtgtttgttttatcaGAAAGCCTGCAGGGGCTTGAGCTTAATtcttgtccccctcccccccccccggtgccttggggagaaaggcggggcgCGCCATCCAGTGGGACTCATCAAGCCTTGGGATGTCGGGGCAGCTCTGCTCCTGGTCAGCTTTTAAGGGCCCGATTCTGTGTAGGTCCTCTGCAGGCTCCCCGGAAGGCTTTTGTAGCACAGCCGGGAAAACGGGTGGACTGTGTACTCTTACGACGTTGTCCGTTCGCCGGGGCCGAGTTCCCGGAGGCACTTTTGTGTCCCTCTTTCGGGTCGGGGGAAGAAACCTCGTAAAGGCCAACCCGTTTGATCTGGTGGGCGCTTCTGGTCTTTTGTCAGCAGACGGAGCGGCGGGCCGCCCTTGGGCGAAGGGAGCTCGGTCACAGCAGCAAAAGCGTCGGTTCGGAGGAGCCACCAGCCTCTCTGTTGCTGAGTGCTGCTTCTGTTGTCTCCCTTGGGAAGCTGCTGGGAACCGCAACGGGGCCGTGCAGCTCCCTTCCGGTGCTCCCCTGGCGGACCCGCCAGCTGCCCCCCGCCTTGTCCGGGACTCccggaggagggggaagggagggaggagcgtCAGGgccgcctcttcttcctcctcctcctcgcttgCGAGAGGGCGGCGGGCTGAGGAGGCGGAGCCGCCCAAGGGAAGGCGGAGGGCCCTCGGACGAACGAGCGGGCGTCAGTCGCCAGTCGGCGGGGCGGCAATGGAGGTCGGCGGGGAGGCGGCGCACGCGTCGGCGGTGCTGCGGGGCCTGGCGGCGCTGCGGGCCGAGCGGGCGCTGCTGGACGTGACGCTGGTGGCGGGCGGCGGAGAGTTCGGGGCGCACCGGGCGGTGCTGGCGGCCGCCTCGGGCTACTTCCGCGCCATGTTCGGCGGCGGGCTGCGGGAGGCGCGGGCGGCGCGGGTGCGGCTGCACGGCGTGGAGCCCGAGTGCCTGGCGCTGCTGCTCGACTTCGCCTACACGGGCCGGCTGGCGGCGCTGGAGACGGGCGCCTCGGAGGGGCTGGCCGAGCGGCTCCTCCGCGCCGCCGACCTGCTCCAGTTCCCGGCCGTCAAGGCGGCGTGCGGCGCGTGGCTGGCCGCCCGGCTGGAGCCGTCGGCCGCCCTGGAGCTGGAGGACTTCGGCGAGGCCTTCGCCTGCGCGCCGCTGGCCGAGGCGGCCCGCCGCTGCGTCCTGCGCCACGCCGCCGAGCCCGAGGGGGAGCTGGGTGCCCAGCTGGAGCGCGTCCCGCTGGGGCGCCTGGTCTCCTACCTGCGCGAGGACGCGCTGCGCGTGCCCAAGGAGGAGGCGGCCTTCGCCCTGGCCCTGCGGTGGGTGCGCGCCGAGCCCGCCGCCCGCGCTCCGCTCCTGCCTCAGCTCCTGGCCCACGTGCGCCTGCCCTTCGTGCGCCGCTTCGCCCTCCTGGCCCAGGTCGAGGGCGAGCCCCTGGTGGCCCGCTCCGAGCCCTGCCGGCGGCTGGTGGCCGAGGCCCGCCTCTTCCAGGACGGACGCCTGGACCGGCACGACCGCGGGCCCTGCGCCCGCCTCCGCCCGCGCCCCTCCACCGGCCTGGCCGAGATCCTGGTGGTCCTGGGCGGCTGCGATCGCGACTGCGACGAGCTGGTCACCGTCGACTGCTTCAACCCGCGCACCGGGCACTGGCGCTACCTGGCCGAGTTCCCCGAGCACCTGGGAGGGGGCTATAGCGCCGCCGCCCTCGGCAACGACATCTATGTCACCGGTGAGGAGCGGCGGGAGCAGaccacccacccacaa includes the following:
- the KLHL21 gene encoding kelch-like protein 21 isoform X1, translated to MSGQLCSWSAFKGPILCRSSAGSPEGFCSTAGKTGGLCTLTTLSVRRGRVPGGTFVSLFRVGGRNLVKANPFDLVGASGLLSADGAAGRPWAKGARSQQQKRRFGGATSLSVAECCFCCLPWEAAGNRNGAVQLPSGAPLADPPAAPRLVRDSRRRGKGGRSVRAASSSSSSSLARGRRAEEAEPPKGRRRALGRTSGRQSPVGGAAMEVGGEAAHASAVLRGLAALRAERALLDVTLVAGGGEFGAHRAVLAAASGYFRAMFGGGLREARAARVRLHGVEPECLALLLDFAYTGRLAALETGASEGLAERLLRAADLLQFPAVKAACGAWLAARLEPSAALELEDFGEAFACAPLAEAARRCVLRHAAEPEGELGAQLERVPLGRLVSYLREDALRVPKEEAAFALALRWVRAEPAARAPLLPQLLAHVRLPFVRRFALLAQVEGEPLVARSEPCRRLVAEARLFQDGRLDRHDRGPCARLRPRPSTGLAEILVVLGGCDRDCDELVTVDCFNPRTGHWRYLAEFPEHLGGGYSAAALGNDIYVTGGSDGSRLYDCVWRYNSSVNEWTEVSPMLKAREYHSSVVLDGLLYVVAADSTERYDHTLDSWEPLQPMMYPMDNCSTTACRGKLYAVGSLAGKESMVMQCYDPELDLWSLVNCGQLPPWSFAPKTVTLSGLMYFVRDDSAEVDVYNPAKNEWDKIPSMLQVVPNVNGYQEKKERPTEKAWVSLYENLHASSQESNLQTRVIQTCIYGQLCGPSDRPESFAKGQNIKALHLTSFRFFLSQAVPYGTEFRLLIAGAINPKLLRLSHTGGIRSG
- the KLHL21 gene encoding kelch-like protein 21 isoform X2, translated to MSGQLCSWSAFKGPILCRSSAGSPEGFCSTAGKTGGLCTLTTLSVRRGRVPGGTFVSLFRVGGRNLVKANPFDLVGASGLLSADGAAGRPWAKGARSQQQKRRFGGATSLSVAECCFCCLPWEAAGNRNGAVQLPSGAPLADPPAAPRLVRDSRRRGKGGRSVRAASSSSSSSLARGRRAEEAEPPKGRRRALGRTSGRQSPVGGAAMEVGGEAAHASAVLRGLAALRAERALLDVTLVAGGGEFGAHRAVLAAASGYFRAMFGGGLREARAARVRLHGVEPECLALLLDFAYTGRLAALETGASEGLAERLLRAADLLQFPAVKAACGAWLAARLEPSAALELEDFGEAFACAPLAEAARRCVLRHAAEPEGELGAQLERVPLGRLVSYLREDALRVPKEEAAFALALRWVRAEPAARAPLLPQLLAHVRLPFVRRFALLAQVEGEPLVARSEPCRRLVAEARLFQDGRLDRHDRGPCARLRPRPSTGLAEILVVLGGCDRDCDELVTVDCFNPRTGHWRYLAEFPEHLGGGYSAAALGNDIYVTGGSDGSRLYDCVWRYNSSVNEWTEVSPMLKAREYHSSVVLDGLLYVVAADSTERYDHTLDSWEPLQPMMYPMDNCSTTACRGKLYAVGSLAGKESMVMQCYDPELDLWSLVNCGQLPPWSFAPKTVTLSGLMYFVRDDSAEVDVYNPAKNEWDKIPSMLQVHVGGSLSALGGKLYVSGGYDNTFELSSMVECYDPETRKWSVAGKLPEPIFWHSSVSIFRQFMPETLQEEEERPLDNAFSLNQQLQNLHNQNLNELR